From the genome of Vulpes lagopus strain Blue_001 chromosome 2, ASM1834538v1, whole genome shotgun sequence, one region includes:
- the RPL4 gene encoding 60S ribosomal protein L4 encodes MQRKCQALPFPVGAAGLRGAWPSPLPAMACARPLISVYSEKGESSGKNVTLPAVFKAPIRPDIVNFVHTNLRKNNRQPYAVSELAGHQTSAESWGTGRAVARIPRVRGGGTHRSGQGAFGNMCRGGRMFAPTKTWRRWHRRVNTTQKRYAICSALAASALPALVMSKGHRIEEVPELPLVVEDKVEGYKKTKEAVLLLKKLKAWNDIKKVYASQRMRAGKGKMRNRRRIQRRGPCIIYNEDNGIIKAFRNIPGITLLNVSKLNILKLAPGGHVGRFCIWTESAFRKLDDLYGTWRKAASLKSNYNLPMHKMLNTDLSRILKSPEIQRALRAPRKKIHRRVLKKNPLKNLRIMLKLNPYAKTMRRNTILRQAKNHKLRMDKAAAALEAKSEEKGVPGKKPTVGKKGKKTIGVKKPKKPVVGKKAAATKKPAADKKPAEKKPTTEEKKPAA; translated from the exons ATGCAGCGGAAGTGCCAGGCACTTCCTTTTCCTGTAGGAGCCGCCGGGTTGAGAGGAGCGTGGCCTTCTCCTCTCCCCGCGATG gcGTGTGCTCGTCCGTTGATATCTGTGTACTCCGAAAAGGGGGAATCATCTGGCAAAAATGTTACCTTGCCTGCTGTGTTTAAGGCTCCCATTCGACCCGATATCGTGAACTTTGTTCACACCAACTTGCGCAAAAACAACAGACAGCCATATGCTGTCAGTGAATTAGCAG GTCATCAAACCAGTGCTGAGTCTTGGGGTACTGGCAGAGCCGTGGCTCGAATTCCCAGAGTTCGAGGCGGTGGGACTCACCGTTCTGGCCAGGGTGCATTTGGAAAT ATGTGTCGTGGAGGCCGCATGTTTGCACCAACCAAAACCTGGCGCCGTTGGCACCGCAGAGTGAACACAACACAAAAGCGATACGCCATCTGCTCAGCCCTGGCTGCTTCAGCCTTACCAGCACTGGTCATGTCTAAAG GTCATCGTATTGAGGAAGTTCCTGAACTTCCTTTGGTGGTTGAAGATAAAGTTGAAGGCTACAAGAAGACCAAGGAGGCGGTTTTGCTTCTTAAGAAACTTAAAGCCTGGAATGATATCAAAAAG GTCTATGCCTCTCAGCGAATGAGAGCTGGCAAAGGCAAAATGAGAAACCGTCGTCGTATCCAGCGCAGGGGACCCTGCATCATCTACAATGAAGACAACGGTATCATCAAGGCCTTCAGAAACATCCCTG GAATTACTTTACTTAATGTAAGCAAGCTGAACATTCTGAAACTtgctcctggtgggcatgtgggACGTTTCTGCATTTGGACTGAAAGTGCTTTCCGCAAGTTAGACGATCTGTATGGCACTTGGCGTAAGGCTGCCTCCCTCAAGAGTAACTACAA ccttCCCATGCATAAGATGCTTAATACAGACCTCAGCAGAATCTTGAAAAGCCCAGAGATCCAAAGAGCCCTCCGAGCACCACG CAAGAAGATTCATCGTAGAGTCCTGAAGAAGAATCCACTGAAGAACCTAAGAATCATGTTGAAGCTAAACCCGTATGCAAAGACCATGCGCCGGAACACCATTCTTCGCCAGGCCAAGAAT CACAAACTCCGGATGGATAAGGCGGCAGCAGCCTTAGAAGCCAAATCGGAGGAGAAGGGGGTTCCAGGCAAGAAGCCCACggtagggaagaagggaaagaaaactattggTGTGAAAAAGCCGAAGAAACCTGTGGTGGGAAAAAAGGCTGCAGCTACCAAGAAACCAGCAGCCGACAAGAAACCTGCAGAAAAGAAACCTACCACAGAAGAGAAGAAGCCTGCTGCCTAA